One window of the Sandaracinaceae bacterium genome contains the following:
- a CDS encoding RNA polymerase sigma factor RpoD/SigA translates to MKKTTATAERRPRARTGRSTRDPFDLYLAGLGELQPPLDRAGEVAAAQLIEEAERDCLDCILDNGLSLPEVLTWHRRFEAEEIDVLGVAHLGRYEGLEGRAELTKNLGKAAKVEERIGKMAGSKRGSAAERRVRRDRAWDQRGKIVRHMGLHRERIQDVVARVHRELRAFAAADGREDDQAIEIIRRAEDNLGRRRPVLRRVWPVLDAKRRRLEARRNALAEANLRLVVMLAKAYRGSGVPFPDLVQEGNLGLMRAVDKFDHRVGTRFSTYATWWIRQSIAREVTRHAETVRVPFGMTEKRKRLRRAERQLTQRYGRAPSEKELAEEVGMTVDKVRRSLEATTRSVSIHAPMGEDGDRSLDEVLCDDDAQQVDDAVIAREREGTAERILSVLSDREQFILRRRFGMDGNNADGLTLREIGEELNLSRERVRQLEAMALEKLRGALAREGA, encoded by the coding sequence ATGAAGAAGACGACTGCCACTGCCGAGCGCCGGCCGCGCGCTCGCACGGGCCGCAGCACCCGTGACCCCTTCGACCTCTACCTCGCCGGGCTCGGCGAGCTCCAGCCGCCGCTCGACCGCGCGGGTGAGGTGGCGGCTGCCCAGCTCATCGAGGAGGCCGAGCGCGACTGCCTCGACTGCATCCTCGACAACGGCCTCTCCTTGCCTGAGGTCCTGACCTGGCATCGCCGCTTCGAGGCGGAAGAGATCGACGTGCTCGGCGTGGCCCACCTCGGCCGCTACGAGGGGCTCGAGGGCCGGGCCGAGCTGACCAAGAACCTCGGCAAGGCCGCGAAGGTCGAGGAGCGCATCGGGAAGATGGCCGGCTCCAAGCGGGGCAGCGCGGCCGAGCGTCGCGTCCGTCGCGACCGCGCGTGGGATCAGCGCGGCAAGATCGTCCGTCACATGGGCCTCCACCGGGAGCGCATCCAGGACGTGGTGGCCCGCGTGCATCGCGAGCTGCGCGCGTTCGCCGCCGCCGACGGGCGCGAGGACGACCAGGCCATCGAGATCATCCGCCGCGCCGAGGACAACCTCGGTCGCCGTCGCCCGGTGCTGCGCCGCGTGTGGCCGGTCCTCGACGCCAAGCGCCGCCGCCTCGAGGCGCGTCGCAACGCCCTCGCCGAGGCGAACCTCCGGCTCGTGGTGATGCTCGCCAAGGCCTACCGCGGCTCGGGCGTGCCGTTCCCGGACCTCGTCCAGGAGGGCAACCTCGGCCTCATGCGCGCGGTCGACAAGTTCGACCACCGCGTGGGGACGCGCTTCAGCACCTACGCCACCTGGTGGATCCGCCAGAGCATCGCCCGCGAGGTCACGCGTCACGCGGAGACCGTGCGCGTGCCCTTCGGCATGACCGAGAAGCGCAAGCGCCTCCGCCGGGCGGAGCGTCAGCTCACGCAGCGCTACGGGCGCGCGCCGAGCGAGAAGGAGCTCGCCGAAGAGGTGGGCATGACGGTCGACAAGGTCCGGCGCTCGCTGGAGGCGACGACGCGCTCGGTGTCCATCCACGCCCCCATGGGTGAGGACGGCGACCGCTCGCTCGACGAGGTGCTCTGCGACGACGACGCCCAGCAGGTCGACGACGCGGTCATCGCGCGCGAGCGCGAGGGCACGGCCGAGCGCATCCTGTCGGTCCTCAGCGACCGCGAGCAGTTCATCCTGCGTCGCCGCTTCGGCATGGACGGCAACAACGCCGACGGCCTCACGCTCCGCGAGATCGGCGAGGAGCTGAACCTCAGCCGCGAGCGGGTGCGTCAGCTCGAGGCGATGGCCCTCGAGAAGCTCCGCGGCGCCCTCGCGCGCGAAGGCGCGTAG
- a CDS encoding MotA/TolQ/ExbB proton channel family protein, with translation MDIATIVGIVLGFGLILGSIVMGGSLGSFIDIPSLLIVLGGTMACTLIMERLERVLGAFKVAMNAIKGGKVASASDTIKRIVELSAIARREGVLALEKEQIDDGFMAKGIRMAVDGMPEEEIIGTLQAELVAMKDRHSRGQKLFKFMAATAPSMGMIGTLIGLVQMLQSLDDPSSIGPAMAVALLTTMYGAVVAFVVCGPIAEKLGLRSKEETARMVVVIEGIQSIVKGQNAAVIQEKLEARLAPTEREGEKKAA, from the coding sequence GTGGACATCGCAACGATCGTAGGCATCGTACTCGGCTTCGGCCTCATCCTCGGCTCGATCGTCATGGGCGGGTCGCTGGGTTCGTTCATCGACATCCCCAGCTTGCTGATCGTCCTCGGCGGTACGATGGCGTGCACGCTCATCATGGAGCGGCTCGAGCGCGTGCTCGGCGCCTTCAAGGTCGCGATGAACGCCATCAAGGGCGGCAAGGTCGCCAGCGCCAGCGACACCATCAAGCGCATCGTCGAGCTCAGCGCCATCGCCCGCCGCGAGGGCGTGCTCGCGCTCGAGAAGGAGCAGATCGACGACGGCTTCATGGCCAAGGGCATCCGCATGGCGGTCGACGGCATGCCGGAGGAGGAGATCATCGGGACCCTCCAGGCGGAGCTGGTCGCGATGAAGGACCGCCACAGCCGCGGTCAGAAGCTGTTCAAGTTCATGGCCGCCACCGCGCCCTCGATGGGCATGATCGGCACCCTCATCGGCCTGGTGCAGATGCTCCAGTCGCTCGACGATCCCTCGTCGATCGGACCGGCCATGGCGGTCGCGCTCCTGACCACGATGTACGGCGCGGTCGTCGCGTTCGTGGTCTGCGGTCCCATCGCCGAGAAGCTCGGCCTCCGCAGCAAGGAGGAGACGGCGCGGATGGTCGTCGTCATCGAGGGCATCCAGTCCATCGTCAAGGGCCAGAACGCGGCGGTCATCCAGGAGAAGCTCGAGGCACGCCTCGCTCCGACCGAGCGCGAGGGCGAGAAGAAGGCGGCCTGA
- a CDS encoding P-loop NTPase yields MTHSGPVCISVGGGKGGVGKSVVAANLGVAIADLGFRTVIIDADLGAANQHTLFGIDRPGQSLQAFLDKDVRSLEEIASPTGAPRLFLVPGIGAVPGAANLNHAQKLKVMRHIRRLDAEVVVIDVGAGVSFNVLDFFELGDLRLVVSSPQLPAMQNAYCFLKAAVHRGLTQRLENHAQREAFKLVCGHRETDRVSDLRRRARDERAGLDHAFEQVTTGFATRIVGNMLEGPHQRKVLAALSRMASDFLDVAVPVGAHLSMNREVHHSVTRRRPFLLSHPGHEASLALRSLAEALVTEDVQAIREARQAPPAEDPGNVSDEPVRETDEKILGVTLIDYLRREERVETDHALRVAFGGRTFQARMKDLSPRGTMIEGHLGGEIGDELSLTLVGLPGRPQLRGVVRHVSVAGFHYGVELDARSCDAASDLLEGAPRRSDTSPPQMAATG; encoded by the coding sequence GTGACTCATTCCGGACCGGTCTGCATCTCCGTCGGAGGCGGCAAAGGGGGCGTCGGCAAGAGCGTCGTCGCCGCCAACCTGGGTGTGGCGATCGCTGATCTCGGCTTTCGAACCGTGATCATCGACGCCGACCTCGGCGCCGCGAACCAACACACCCTCTTCGGCATCGACCGGCCCGGGCAGTCGCTCCAGGCCTTCCTCGACAAGGACGTGCGGTCGCTCGAGGAGATCGCGAGCCCGACCGGCGCCCCGCGCCTGTTCCTGGTGCCGGGCATCGGCGCGGTCCCGGGCGCGGCGAACCTCAACCACGCGCAGAAGCTGAAGGTCATGCGCCACATCCGCCGGCTCGACGCCGAGGTGGTGGTCATCGACGTCGGCGCCGGGGTGAGCTTCAACGTCCTCGACTTCTTCGAGCTGGGCGATCTGCGCCTGGTGGTCAGCTCTCCGCAGCTGCCCGCGATGCAGAACGCCTACTGCTTCCTCAAGGCGGCCGTGCACCGGGGGCTCACCCAGCGGCTCGAGAACCACGCCCAGCGCGAGGCCTTCAAGCTCGTCTGTGGGCACCGCGAGACCGACCGCGTCAGCGACCTGCGCCGCCGCGCGCGCGACGAGCGCGCCGGGCTCGACCACGCCTTCGAGCAGGTCACGACCGGCTTCGCCACGCGCATCGTCGGCAACATGCTCGAGGGGCCGCACCAGCGGAAGGTGCTCGCCGCGCTCTCGCGCATGGCGAGCGACTTCCTGGACGTGGCGGTCCCCGTGGGCGCCCACCTGTCGATGAACCGCGAGGTCCATCACTCCGTGACGCGGCGCCGCCCCTTCCTGCTCAGCCACCCGGGGCACGAGGCCAGCCTCGCGCTCCGCAGCCTCGCAGAGGCGCTCGTCACCGAAGACGTGCAGGCCATCCGCGAGGCGCGCCAGGCGCCGCCCGCGGAGGACCCGGGCAACGTCAGCGACGAGCCGGTGCGCGAGACGGACGAGAAGATCCTCGGGGTCACCCTCATCGACTACCTCCGGCGCGAAGAGCGCGTGGAGACGGACCACGCGCTCCGCGTCGCGTTCGGCGGCCGCACGTTCCAGGCGCGCATGAAGGACCTCTCGCCGCGCGGGACCATGATCGAAGGCCACCTCGGCGGAGAGATCGGCGACGAGCTGTCGCTGACCCTCGTGGGGTTGCCGGGCCGACCGCAGCTCCGCGGCGTGGTGCGCCACGTCTCGGTGGCGGGGTTCCACTACGGGGTGGAGCTCGACGCGCGCTCCTGCGACGCGGCGAGCGACCTGCTCGAGGGGGCGCCGCGGCGCTCCGACACCTCGCCGCCGCAGATGGCCGCGACCGGTTGA
- a CDS encoding acylneuraminate cytidylyltransferase translates to MKQRKEILAIIPARGGSVGIPRKNVRALGGRPLIAWTITQALRTEAVTRVVVSTDDREITQVSRAWGAEVIERPTTLAGPTASSESALTHTLDTLEARDGYVPDLVVFLQCTSPFRQPNDIGDAIATLVEAEADSLFSCCPTHGFVWRQHGDGPRSLNYDHTHRPRRQDAPEDVVENGSIYVFAPWVLREQNNRLGGKVATYPMRMRDSFQVDEPEDLALMEALLISEVPKADPALLAPLSLVLLDFDGVLTNNRVSVDQTGTESVTCHRGDGWGIARLRDAGVRVEVVSTETNPVVAARCAKLGIRCHQGIADKRAAVGRILADAKLSPRQVAFVGNDVNDLGALEQVGVPVVVADATPAAKAAAVWVTEKIGGDGAVREVADAILAARRDASEGVRRVA, encoded by the coding sequence ATGAAACAGCGCAAGGAGATCCTGGCCATCATCCCCGCCCGCGGCGGCTCGGTGGGCATCCCTCGCAAGAACGTGCGCGCCCTCGGCGGCCGCCCGCTCATCGCCTGGACGATCACGCAGGCGCTCCGCACCGAGGCGGTGACCCGGGTGGTCGTCTCGACCGACGACCGCGAGATCACGCAGGTCTCGCGCGCCTGGGGCGCGGAGGTGATCGAGCGGCCGACCACGCTCGCCGGCCCGACCGCCTCGAGCGAGTCCGCGCTGACCCACACCCTCGACACCCTCGAGGCCCGTGACGGCTACGTGCCCGACCTCGTGGTCTTCTTGCAGTGCACGTCGCCCTTCCGGCAGCCCAACGACATCGGCGACGCCATCGCCACGCTGGTCGAGGCCGAGGCCGACTCGCTCTTCTCCTGCTGCCCGACCCACGGCTTCGTGTGGCGTCAGCACGGCGACGGGCCGCGCTCGCTCAACTACGACCACACGCACCGCCCGCGCCGGCAGGACGCGCCCGAGGACGTGGTCGAGAACGGCTCCATCTACGTCTTCGCCCCGTGGGTGCTCCGCGAGCAGAACAACCGCCTCGGCGGGAAGGTCGCCACCTACCCCATGCGCATGCGGGACTCCTTCCAGGTCGACGAGCCGGAGGACCTCGCGCTGATGGAGGCGCTGCTCATCAGCGAGGTGCCCAAGGCGGACCCCGCGCTCCTCGCGCCGCTCTCGCTCGTGCTCCTCGACTTCGACGGGGTGCTGACCAACAACCGCGTCAGCGTCGACCAGACCGGCACCGAGTCGGTCACCTGCCACCGCGGGGACGGCTGGGGCATCGCCCGCCTGCGGGACGCGGGGGTGCGGGTGGAGGTCGTCTCCACCGAGACCAACCCGGTCGTGGCCGCGCGTTGCGCCAAGCTCGGCATCCGCTGCCATCAGGGCATCGCGGACAAGCGCGCCGCGGTCGGCCGGATCCTGGCGGACGCGAAGCTCTCGCCGCGCCAGGTGGCGTTCGTCGGCAACGACGTGAACGACCTCGGCGCGCTCGAGCAGGTGGGCGTGCCCGTCGTGGTCGCGGACGCGACCCCGGCCGCGAAGGCGGCGGCGGTCTGGGTGACGGAGAAGATCGGCGGCGACGGCGCGGTGCGAGAGGTGGCGGACGCCATCCTCGCGGCGCGGCGCGACGCCTCGGAAGGAGTGCGCCGTGTCGCGTGA
- a CDS encoding SDR family NAD(P)-dependent oxidoreductase: MRRSDQPRTVLLTGASTGLGLEIARRLLATPHRLILTARPSSMPRFAAAGVTESERVHLRPLDVTSPAMRSEVIGEAYHRWGGVDVLINNAGVSYRAVVEHVVEDERLEQMNVNFRSPMELARLVLPGMRDRGGGHILTVSSVGGMMAMPTMAVYSASKFALEGACEALWYEVRPWNIRVSLIEPGFIRSGSFERVRYTPMSRRSHDDDHDPYHAHYEHMGPFIARMMRGWLATPEWKVARAVLRTMADPTPPLRVLATFDARLFDALRRFLPRRLYHWLLYRSLPSISDWGSRPKTDFSGERLPEPRKSLTKPSPGQVS, from the coding sequence GTGAGGCGCAGCGATCAGCCACGGACCGTCCTCCTGACCGGCGCCAGCACCGGGCTCGGGCTCGAGATCGCGCGCCGGCTGCTCGCCACGCCGCACCGCCTGATCCTCACCGCCCGGCCCAGCTCGATGCCCCGCTTCGCGGCGGCGGGCGTGACGGAGTCGGAGCGGGTGCACCTGCGGCCGCTGGACGTCACGAGCCCGGCCATGCGGAGCGAAGTGATCGGCGAGGCCTACCATCGCTGGGGCGGGGTCGACGTGCTGATCAACAACGCCGGCGTCTCCTATCGCGCCGTGGTCGAGCACGTGGTCGAGGACGAGCGCCTCGAGCAGATGAACGTGAACTTCCGCTCGCCGATGGAGCTGGCCCGGCTGGTCCTGCCCGGCATGCGTGACCGCGGGGGCGGGCACATCCTGACCGTCAGCTCGGTGGGCGGCATGATGGCCATGCCCACCATGGCCGTCTACAGCGCCTCGAAGTTCGCGCTCGAGGGCGCGTGCGAGGCTCTCTGGTACGAGGTCCGGCCGTGGAACATCCGGGTCAGCCTCATCGAGCCGGGCTTCATCCGCAGCGGCTCGTTCGAGCGCGTGCGCTACACGCCGATGAGCCGGCGCTCCCACGACGACGACCACGACCCCTATCACGCCCACTACGAGCACATGGGGCCGTTCATCGCCCGCATGATGCGGGGCTGGCTGGCCACCCCGGAGTGGAAGGTCGCGCGCGCGGTGCTGCGGACCATGGCCGACCCGACCCCGCCGCTCCGGGTGCTGGCGACCTTCGACGCCCGTCTCTTCGACGCGCTTCGCCGCTTCCTCCCGCGGCGCCTCTACCACTGGCTTCTCTATCGCTCTTTACCCTCGATTTCGGACTGGGGTTCGCGGCCAAAAACGGATTTTTCCGGCGAACGCTTGCCCGAACCCCGAAAAAGCCTCACAAAACCGAGTCCTGGTCAGGTCTCGTGA
- a CDS encoding GGDEF domain-containing protein → MSFFGGRRKGAKAAERVEAPERQRFGGRRQALTAQDLDPVDRGRGDALAAELRATTQAKRPKQLRAARAMSDALAQSLRLLRLALPGDFEGAREILADIESDVGRAMVPEDYAELAERLRTVSLPPVERGGGGFAVELFHRVVFAAQPVAHAFGLRAAVADLAELLKVSELDGPDDKPVRTLGLLFEAFSLHAARTREGGEIMKRCVGELIETLGGLSEGEEIHTTRLAEIRQQLAEAEDIQDLDLLRGTLLQHAGSLVEAAVHRHGAVREAVEAAHESRRRAEELAAALSDAEEQARTDALTGLGNRRAMMEAAEGFVGHDRDVGVLAIDLDHFKAINDAHGHAGGDAVLRHVADLLRGELRGDDQAFRVGGEELMVLLPEGTWQGARATAERLRARLCRAPVPVSAEETAAVTMSIGVALWTCTLPFSDAQELADAALYRAKEGGRNRVVG, encoded by the coding sequence ATGAGCTTCTTCGGGGGACGACGAAAGGGCGCCAAGGCAGCCGAGAGGGTCGAGGCCCCCGAGCGCCAGCGCTTCGGGGGGCGACGCCAGGCGCTGACGGCGCAGGATCTGGACCCCGTCGATCGCGGCCGCGGCGACGCGCTCGCGGCGGAGCTCCGCGCGACCACCCAGGCGAAGCGACCCAAGCAGCTCCGGGCGGCCCGCGCGATGAGCGACGCCCTCGCGCAGTCGCTGCGGCTGCTCCGCCTCGCGCTGCCGGGAGACTTCGAGGGCGCCCGCGAGATCCTGGCCGACATCGAGTCGGACGTGGGGCGCGCGATGGTGCCCGAGGACTACGCCGAGCTGGCCGAGCGGCTGCGCACGGTCAGCCTGCCCCCCGTCGAGCGGGGCGGCGGCGGCTTCGCGGTCGAGCTCTTCCACCGCGTCGTCTTCGCGGCGCAGCCGGTGGCGCACGCCTTCGGGCTCCGCGCCGCCGTCGCCGATCTCGCGGAGCTGCTGAAGGTCTCCGAGCTCGACGGGCCCGACGACAAGCCGGTCCGCACCCTGGGCCTCCTCTTCGAGGCGTTCTCGCTGCACGCCGCGCGCACGCGAGAGGGCGGCGAGATCATGAAGCGCTGCGTCGGCGAGCTGATCGAGACCCTGGGCGGGCTCTCCGAGGGGGAGGAGATCCACACGACGCGCCTCGCCGAGATCCGACAGCAGCTCGCGGAGGCCGAGGACATCCAGGATTTGGACCTGCTCCGCGGCACCTTGCTGCAGCACGCGGGCTCCCTCGTCGAGGCGGCGGTGCATCGCCACGGCGCCGTCCGGGAGGCGGTCGAGGCCGCGCACGAGAGCCGGCGCCGGGCCGAGGAGCTGGCGGCGGCGCTCAGCGACGCCGAAGAGCAGGCGCGGACCGACGCGCTCACCGGGCTCGGCAACCGACGCGCGATGATGGAGGCGGCGGAGGGCTTCGTCGGTCACGACCGCGACGTCGGCGTGCTCGCGATCGATCTCGACCACTTCAAGGCCATCAACGACGCGCACGGCCACGCGGGCGGCGACGCGGTGCTTCGCCACGTGGCGGATCTCCTCCGGGGCGAGCTGCGCGGCGACGACCAGGCGTTCCGGGTGGGCGGCGAGGAGCTGATGGTGCTCCTCCCCGAGGGGACCTGGCAGGGCGCCCGCGCCACCGCCGAGCGCCTCCGGGCCCGCCTCTGCCGCGCCCCGGTCCCCGTGTCGGCCGAGGAGACGGCCGCGGTCACGATGTCGATCGGCGTGGCGCTCTGGACCTGCACGCTCCCCTTCTCCGATGCGCAGGAGCTCGCCGACGCCGCGCTCTACCGCGCCAAAGAAGGTGGCCGAAACCGCGTGGTCGGCTGA
- a CDS encoding SIS domain-containing protein: MSREESMSLEDSLWPDSSAPVKPGPAWGMVVEREAIEREDLEREEDVGVIRAREALLELSRTAALAAQTLPTQIAEAGAVCAESIRGGGKILACGNGGSAADAQHFVAELIGRMGMERAALPAVSLTVDPSVITCIANDYGYEEVFARQVRGLGRRGDVLVGMSTSGTSKNVLAALDAANELGLTTIAIVGQGGSPTADLVLRAPSRHTARVQEIHTAALHAICDVAEQLLFG, from the coding sequence GTGTCGCGTGAAGAATCCATGTCGCTCGAAGACAGCCTCTGGCCCGATTCCAGCGCCCCGGTGAAGCCCGGCCCCGCGTGGGGGATGGTCGTCGAGCGGGAGGCCATCGAGCGGGAAGACCTCGAGCGCGAGGAAGACGTCGGCGTCATCCGGGCGCGGGAGGCGCTCCTCGAGCTCAGCCGCACCGCGGCGCTCGCGGCGCAGACCCTGCCCACCCAGATCGCGGAGGCCGGCGCCGTCTGCGCGGAGTCGATCCGCGGCGGGGGCAAGATCCTCGCCTGCGGCAACGGCGGCAGCGCGGCCGACGCGCAGCACTTCGTCGCCGAGCTGATCGGCCGGATGGGCATGGAGCGGGCCGCGCTGCCCGCCGTCTCGCTCACCGTCGACCCCTCGGTCATCACCTGCATCGCGAACGACTACGGCTACGAAGAGGTCTTCGCTCGTCAGGTGCGCGGCCTCGGCCGACGCGGCGACGTCCTCGTCGGCATGTCGACCAGCGGCACGAGCAAGAACGTGCTCGCGGCCCTCGACGCCGCGAACGAGCTCGGGCTGACCACCATCGCGATCGTCGGCCAGGGCGGGAGCCCCACCGCCGACCTCGTCCTCAGAGCACCCTCGCGTCACACGGCGCGAGTTCAGGAGATCCACACCGCCGCCCTCCACGCCATCTGCGATGTCGCGGAGCAGCTGCTGTTCGGTTGA
- a CDS encoding flagellar motor protein MotB → MDGDEEEVEEGAPAWMATFADMMSLLLTFFVLLLSFANMDVVEFRTMMGSVREAFGVQFESPGDFQTRSDTPVSVAPGGSPTDPSVLPQAPTLALAARVRERLRQQGLEEVVDVEVTDRGVALRVRDAVLFDVGSDHLKDESLPILTRIAELSTEFTQELAIEGHTDDRPIHTSRFPSNWELSAARATAVLRYLQTTGLHPEAMSIAGYAETRPIADNQTDDGRSQNRRVEFVFTRPPEPDSEGTRAAAATDAQGDQPG, encoded by the coding sequence ATGGACGGTGACGAGGAAGAGGTCGAGGAGGGAGCGCCCGCGTGGATGGCGACCTTCGCCGACATGATGTCGCTGCTGCTGACGTTCTTCGTGCTGCTCCTGTCCTTCGCCAACATGGACGTCGTCGAGTTCCGCACGATGATGGGCTCGGTCCGTGAGGCGTTCGGCGTGCAGTTCGAGAGCCCGGGCGACTTCCAGACCCGGAGCGACACCCCGGTGAGCGTCGCCCCCGGCGGCTCGCCCACGGACCCGTCGGTGTTGCCGCAGGCGCCCACGCTGGCCCTCGCGGCGCGGGTCCGCGAACGCCTCCGCCAGCAAGGGCTCGAGGAGGTCGTCGACGTGGAGGTCACCGACCGGGGCGTGGCGCTCCGCGTCCGGGACGCGGTGCTCTTCGACGTCGGCTCGGATCACCTCAAGGACGAGTCGCTGCCCATCCTCACGCGCATCGCCGAGCTCAGCACCGAGTTCACGCAGGAGCTCGCCATCGAGGGGCACACCGACGACCGCCCGATCCACACCTCGCGCTTCCCCTCGAACTGGGAGCTGTCCGCGGCCCGCGCGACCGCGGTCCTGCGCTACCTGCAGACGACGGGGCTGCACCCGGAGGCGATGAGCATCGCGGGGTACGCGGAGACGCGCCCCATCGCCGACAACCAGACCGACGACGGGCGATCCCAGAACCGCCGGGTCGAGTTCGTGTTCACGCGCCCGCCCGAGCCGGACTCCGAGGGCACGCGCGCGGCGGCGGCGACCGACGCGCAGGGAGATCAGCCGGGATGA
- a CDS encoding N-acetylneuraminate synthase family protein, translated as MTKVKIGERWVGDGEPCYVIGEIGINHNGEVALANQLTDVSAEAGADAVKFQKRTLDIVYTAEELARPRETPFGTTNGDLKRHLEFDADAYHAIGRHAAEKGLHWFASCWDEPSVAFMEQFDVPAYKVASASITDDALLRAKRATGKPIIISTGMSTLEEIDHAVEVLGTDDLIILHCTSTYPSKNEELNLHCIPMLKERYGVPIGYSGHELGLATSVAAVALGACVVERHVTLDRAMFGSDQSASIEPQGFARLVRDIRAVEASLGDGVKRVYETEVPIRAKLRRVG; from the coding sequence ATGACCAAGGTAAAGATCGGAGAGCGCTGGGTCGGCGACGGCGAGCCCTGCTACGTCATCGGCGAGATCGGCATCAACCACAACGGCGAGGTCGCGCTCGCCAACCAGCTGACCGACGTGTCGGCCGAGGCCGGCGCGGACGCGGTGAAGTTCCAGAAGCGCACCCTCGACATCGTCTACACGGCCGAGGAGCTGGCGCGCCCCCGCGAGACGCCCTTCGGCACCACGAACGGTGACCTCAAGCGCCACCTCGAGTTCGACGCCGACGCCTACCACGCGATCGGGCGGCACGCGGCGGAGAAGGGCCTTCACTGGTTCGCGAGCTGCTGGGACGAGCCCTCGGTCGCCTTCATGGAGCAGTTCGACGTGCCGGCCTACAAGGTCGCGTCGGCCAGCATCACCGACGACGCGCTGCTCCGCGCGAAGCGCGCCACCGGCAAGCCGATCATCATCAGCACCGGGATGAGCACGCTCGAGGAGATCGACCACGCGGTCGAGGTCCTCGGCACCGACGACCTCATCATCCTGCACTGCACGAGCACCTACCCCTCGAAGAACGAGGAGCTGAACCTTCACTGCATCCCGATGCTGAAGGAGCGCTACGGCGTGCCGATCGGGTACTCCGGGCACGAGCTCGGCCTGGCCACCTCCGTCGCCGCGGTCGCCCTCGGGGCCTGCGTGGTCGAGCGCCACGTCACCCTGGACCGGGCGATGTTCGGCAGCGACCAGTCCGCGTCCATCGAGCCCCAGGGCTTCGCGCGCCTCGTGCGGGACATCCGCGCGGTGGAGGCCTCCCTCGGCGACGGCGTCAAGCGCGTCTACGAGACCGAGGTCCCGATCCGGGCGAAGCTCCGCCGGGTGGGCTGA
- a CDS encoding polysaccharide pyruvyl transferase family protein, whose product MTDNAQRRVLVLNGNGNNLGDQAIFAGWLRVFGDAVDAAGLDVIVDQSFIYDLPFREETIATINQSYDLLVMGGGGFLYHRGADKSASGWGFDIPEELIPSLEVPFAIYSTGYNYRAFAPEHFPAHTASHVRATVKHAAHFSVREHGSVKKLEEAFGVTEGVSFVPDCALHVEPARVHLPRLDPSRKSLGLCLRIDRPEERFPAPFSQSFERYIQTLVETCKQLVEEDGYQIVFTPHLLTAGDLEVGRLLRASLPEDALLLLHEEVPAIYQGADLLHPGLLAGVYEKLHLVLGQRLHSVILPWAMGTPVVSLSTTRSNGWMQEEFGSPKSQHIDLFDFDRECRTERFVSAVREASAQRDALSAQAKTRKAELVQIAQRETRALVGATLGQLRVKQSPFLAEVAAR is encoded by the coding sequence ATGACCGACAACGCACAGCGCCGCGTGCTCGTCCTGAACGGCAACGGCAACAACCTCGGCGACCAGGCCATCTTCGCCGGCTGGCTGCGCGTCTTCGGAGACGCCGTCGACGCGGCCGGCCTCGACGTCATCGTCGACCAGTCGTTCATCTACGACCTGCCCTTCCGGGAGGAGACGATCGCGACGATCAACCAGTCGTACGACCTGCTCGTCATGGGCGGCGGCGGCTTCCTCTATCACCGCGGCGCCGACAAGTCCGCCAGCGGCTGGGGCTTCGACATCCCCGAGGAGCTGATCCCGAGCCTCGAGGTGCCCTTCGCGATCTACTCCACGGGCTACAACTACCGCGCCTTCGCGCCGGAGCACTTCCCCGCGCACACCGCGAGCCACGTGCGCGCCACGGTGAAGCACGCGGCCCACTTCTCGGTGCGTGAGCACGGCTCGGTGAAGAAGCTCGAGGAGGCCTTCGGGGTGACCGAGGGCGTCTCGTTCGTCCCCGACTGCGCGCTCCACGTCGAGCCCGCGCGGGTGCACCTGCCGCGCCTCGACCCGAGCCGGAAGTCGCTGGGCCTCTGCCTGCGGATCGACCGCCCCGAGGAGCGCTTCCCCGCGCCCTTCAGCCAGAGCTTCGAGCGCTACATCCAGACCCTCGTCGAGACCTGCAAGCAGCTGGTCGAAGAAGACGGCTACCAGATCGTCTTCACGCCGCACCTGCTCACGGCGGGCGACCTCGAGGTCGGGCGGCTGCTGCGCGCCTCGCTCCCCGAGGACGCGCTGCTGCTGCTCCACGAGGAGGTGCCGGCCATCTACCAGGGCGCGGACCTGCTGCACCCCGGCCTGCTCGCCGGCGTCTACGAGAAGCTCCACCTCGTGCTCGGTCAACGCCTTCACTCGGTGATCTTGCCCTGGGCGATGGGCACCCCGGTGGTCAGCCTCTCCACCACGCGCTCGAACGGGTGGATGCAAGAGGAGTTCGGCTCGCCGAAGAGCCAGCACATCGATCTCTTCGACTTCGACCGCGAGTGCCGCACCGAGCGCTTCGTCTCGGCCGTGCGCGAGGCCTCGGCCCAGCGGGACGCGCTCAGCGCGCAGGCGAAGACGCGCAAGGCGGAGCTCGTCCAGATCGCGCAGCGCGAGACCCGCGCGCTGGTCGGCGCCACGCTCGGCCAGCTCCGCGTGAAGCAGAGCCCGTTCCTGGCGGAGGTCGCGGCCCGATGA